One part of the Sneathia vaginalis genome encodes these proteins:
- a CDS encoding glycogen/starch/alpha-glucan phosphorylase: MQKITKEQLKEKIKLALRRQYGKTLEEAKNYEIYYAVSSAVMDDVVEKWYNTKKTYAKKQVKQMYYFSAEFLMGRYLGNNLINLQYDKIIKEVLDDLNIDLSLIEDKEMDTGLGNGGLGRLAACFLDSLATLSLPGHGYGLRYKYGLFEQKIENGFQVEYPDDWTKFGTPWDIKRLDRTFEVKFGGNVEIHKDEVGKEYYKRVNTENVKAIAYDVPVIGYGNGVVNTLRLWEAQSMEGFDLQLFNAQRYLAASEKEIEAEDISRVLYPNDTERSGKWLRLKQQYFFTSASLQDIVRRYKSIYGNNFDKFSDKIAIQLNDTHPVVAIPELMRILLDYEKLGWDEAWNICKKVFAYTNHTILSEALEKWDISLIQPLLPRIYQIIEEINRRFVNELREKYPSDFDRINRMSIISNGQVKMAWLAIVASHTVNGVATLHTEILKHQELKDWYELYPDKFQNKTNGITQRRWVLKANPELSEYITKLIGSDKWITNLSELKKLEKYIDDEKVLHDIMEIKLNNKKKLAKYILDTTGIEVDPTSIFDIQVKRLHEYKRQLLNVFHIMDLYNKLKENPLLDVYPRTFIFAAKSAPGYRRAKGIIKLINSIAQVINNDASINGKIKVVFLENYRVSLAERIFPAADISEQISTAGKEASGTGNMKFMVNGAITLGTMDGANIEIVEEAGKENEFIFGLTADEVERLNEYGKYDPMEEYYVVDGLQKVVDQLTDGTYDDNHTGLFKEIRDSILYGVDGNRPDVYYVLKDFPQYRATQAKISKAFAQKENWAKMALKNIANAGKFSSDRTIEEYANDIWNIKPCKPENYIK; the protein is encoded by the coding sequence ATGCAAAAAATCACTAAAGAGCAATTAAAGGAAAAAATTAAATTAGCTCTAAGACGTCAATACGGGAAAACTCTTGAAGAAGCTAAAAATTATGAAATCTACTACGCTGTTTCAAGTGCTGTTATGGATGACGTTGTTGAAAAATGGTACAACACTAAAAAGACTTATGCTAAAAAACAAGTTAAGCAAATGTACTACTTCTCAGCAGAATTTTTAATGGGTAGATACTTAGGAAATAATTTAATAAACTTACAATATGATAAGATTATTAAAGAAGTGTTAGATGATCTTAATATAGACTTAAGCTTAATTGAAGATAAAGAAATGGATACAGGACTTGGTAATGGTGGACTTGGTAGATTAGCTGCTTGTTTCCTTGATTCATTAGCAACTCTTAGCTTACCAGGACATGGTTATGGTTTAAGATATAAATATGGTTTATTTGAACAAAAAATAGAAAATGGATTCCAAGTTGAATATCCTGATGATTGGACAAAATTTGGTACTCCTTGGGACATAAAAAGACTTGATAGAACATTTGAAGTTAAATTTGGTGGTAATGTAGAAATCCATAAAGACGAAGTTGGAAAAGAATACTACAAGAGAGTTAATACTGAAAATGTAAAAGCTATTGCTTATGATGTTCCAGTTATAGGATATGGAAATGGTGTTGTAAATACTTTAAGATTATGGGAAGCACAATCTATGGAAGGATTTGATTTACAACTATTCAACGCTCAAAGATATCTTGCAGCATCAGAAAAAGAAATAGAAGCTGAAGATATATCAAGAGTTCTTTATCCAAATGATACTGAAAGAAGTGGTAAATGGTTAAGATTAAAACAACAATACTTCTTCACATCAGCATCATTACAAGATATAGTTAGAAGATATAAATCAATATATGGTAATAACTTTGATAAGTTTAGTGATAAAATTGCTATACAATTAAATGATACTCACCCAGTTGTAGCAATACCTGAACTTATGAGAATATTATTAGACTATGAAAAATTAGGTTGGGATGAAGCTTGGAATATTTGTAAAAAAGTATTTGCATACACTAACCACACAATTTTATCAGAAGCACTTGAAAAATGGGATATCTCATTAATTCAACCTCTATTACCTAGAATTTATCAAATAATAGAAGAAATCAACAGAAGATTTGTAAATGAATTAAGAGAAAAATATCCTAGTGACTTTGATAGAATAAATAGAATGAGTATAATTTCTAATGGGCAAGTTAAAATGGCATGGCTTGCAATAGTTGCATCACATACTGTAAATGGTGTTGCAACATTACATACTGAAATATTAAAACATCAAGAATTAAAAGATTGGTATGAACTATACCCTGATAAATTCCAAAACAAGACTAATGGAATTACACAAAGAAGATGGGTATTAAAAGCAAACCCTGAATTATCAGAATATATTACAAAATTAATTGGTTCAGATAAGTGGATAACAAACTTAAGTGAATTAAAGAAATTAGAAAAATATATTGATGACGAAAAAGTCCTACATGATATTATGGAAATCAAGTTAAATAACAAGAAAAAATTAGCAAAATATATACTAGATACAACTGGTATTGAAGTTGATCCTACATCAATATTTGATATTCAAGTTAAAAGATTACATGAATACAAACGTCAATTGCTAAATGTATTCCATATAATGGACTTATACAACAAATTAAAGGAAAATCCTTTATTAGATGTATATCCAAGAACATTCATATTTGCTGCTAAATCAGCTCCTGGATATAGAAGAGCTAAGGGTATAATTAAATTAATAAACTCTATTGCACAAGTTATTAATAATGATGCAAGTATCAATGGAAAGATTAAAGTTGTATTCCTTGAAAACTATAGAGTTTCATTAGCAGAAAGAATATTCCCTGCTGCTGATATATCTGAACAAATTTCAACAGCTGGTAAGGAAGCTAGTGGTACTGGTAATATGAAATTCATGGTTAATGGTGCAATTACATTAGGAACTATGGATGGTGCTAATATCGAAATAGTTGAAGAAGCTGGTAAAGAAAATGAATTTATATTCGGTCTAACAGCTGATGAAGTTGAAAGATTAAATGAATATGGTAAATATGATCCTATGGAAGAATACTATGTTGTAGATGGTCTACAAAAAGTTGTTGACCAATTAACAGATGGTACATATGATGATAATCATACAGGATTATTCAAAGAAATTCGTGATTCTATACTTTATGGTGTAGATGGAAATAGACCAGATGTTTACTATGTCTTGAAAGACTTCCCACAATATAGAGCTACACAAGCTAAAATATCTAAAGCCTTTGCTCAAAAAGAAAATTGGGCTAAAATGGCATTAAAGAATATTGCAAATGCTGGTAAGTTCTCTTCAGACAGAACAATTGAAGAATATGCAAATGATATTTGGAATATTAAACCTTGTAAACCTGAAAATTATATAAAATAA
- the pnp gene encoding polyribonucleotide nucleotidyltransferase, whose translation MFENEKNFEIKLGNEVLKVNTGRIARQAGGAVLLTCGKTTILATATRSKDVKPGQDFFPLTVDYIEKFYASGKFPGGFVKRESKPSTEEILISRLVDRPIRPLFPESFLNAVHVVINTVSYDGVNMPENLATIGASLALGISDIPFEGPVAGVTVGYIDGEYVLNPNKEQQEVSKIYLSVAGTMDAITMVEAWSNEVSEDEMLDAIMFGHEQIKQICKGQKEIIDEIGQEKLEVEEIKFDEKVVEFLDGYEKELKKAILVPGKLEKQEAVDNLGEELLGIFREKMAREIANEKMQEKELSDIIDQLLNKDNEKNLEYYEQEFGKYYHEMEKRIVRNLIIYEKYRPDGRKINEIRPISAQVDVLPVPHGSALFTRGETQSLATVTLGSKDDEQIVDGLDEEKRKKFILHYNFPPYSVGEAGFMRAPGRRELGHGNLAERALKAVMPTEDEFPYTVRVVSDITESNGSSSQASICGGCLALMAAGVPIKGTVAGIAMGLIKEEDNYTVLTDIQGLEDHLGDMDFKVAGTKKGITAIQMDIKIKGITKDIMKIALKQAHEARFNIIDIMEAEIPEPRKQLAENAPKIINLRIDPSTIAVLIGPAGKTIKAIIEETGVDINIEDDGRVSIFGKDMDMMNRALELVKKYTLTVELNKEYEGKVVKLAKFGAFVEIAPGKEGLLHISEISDKHVKNVEDVLKEGQIVNVKVINIENDKFSLSMKKVNKELEADDISK comes from the coding sequence ATGTTTGAAAATGAAAAAAATTTCGAAATTAAATTAGGAAACGAGGTATTAAAAGTTAATACAGGAAGAATTGCAAGACAAGCTGGAGGAGCAGTGCTATTAACTTGTGGTAAGACAACAATATTAGCAACTGCAACAAGATCAAAAGATGTAAAACCAGGTCAAGATTTCTTTCCACTAACTGTTGACTACATTGAAAAATTTTATGCATCTGGTAAATTTCCAGGAGGGTTTGTAAAAAGAGAATCAAAGCCATCAACAGAAGAAATATTAATTTCAAGATTAGTAGATAGACCAATAAGACCACTATTTCCAGAAAGCTTTTTAAATGCTGTTCATGTAGTTATTAACACTGTTTCATATGATGGAGTAAATATGCCAGAAAATCTAGCAACAATAGGTGCATCACTTGCACTAGGTATTTCAGATATACCATTTGAAGGACCAGTTGCTGGAGTTACTGTTGGATATATAGATGGAGAATATGTATTAAATCCAAATAAAGAACAACAAGAAGTAAGTAAAATATATTTATCTGTTGCAGGTACAATGGATGCTATTACCATGGTTGAAGCATGGTCAAATGAAGTTAGTGAAGATGAAATGTTGGATGCTATAATGTTTGGTCATGAACAAATAAAGCAAATATGTAAGGGACAAAAAGAGATAATAGATGAAATAGGTCAAGAAAAACTTGAAGTTGAAGAAATTAAATTTGATGAAAAAGTTGTAGAATTTCTTGATGGTTATGAAAAAGAACTAAAAAAAGCTATATTAGTTCCAGGTAAATTAGAAAAACAAGAAGCAGTAGATAATTTAGGTGAAGAATTGCTAGGAATTTTTAGAGAAAAAATGGCAAGAGAAATTGCAAATGAAAAAATGCAAGAAAAAGAATTATCGGACATAATTGACCAATTGTTAAATAAAGACAATGAAAAGAATTTAGAATATTATGAACAAGAATTTGGTAAATATTATCATGAAATGGAAAAAAGAATAGTTAGAAACTTAATAATTTATGAAAAATATAGACCAGATGGAAGAAAAATAAATGAAATCAGACCTATAAGTGCACAAGTAGATGTTTTACCAGTACCACATGGTTCAGCACTATTTACAAGAGGTGAAACTCAATCATTAGCTACTGTAACACTAGGTTCAAAAGATGATGAACAAATAGTTGATGGTCTAGATGAAGAAAAGAGAAAGAAATTCATATTACACTATAACTTCCCACCATATTCAGTAGGTGAAGCAGGATTTATGAGAGCACCAGGAAGAAGAGAATTAGGACATGGTAATTTAGCTGAAAGAGCATTAAAAGCTGTTATGCCAACAGAAGATGAATTTCCATATACAGTAAGAGTTGTTTCAGATATTACAGAATCTAATGGTTCATCATCACAAGCATCAATTTGTGGTGGATGTCTTGCATTAATGGCAGCTGGTGTACCTATTAAAGGAACTGTTGCAGGTATTGCTATGGGACTAATAAAGGAAGAAGATAATTATACAGTATTAACTGATATACAAGGATTAGAAGATCACTTAGGAGATATGGACTTTAAGGTTGCAGGTACAAAAAAAGGTATTACAGCAATACAAATGGATATTAAGATTAAGGGTATAACAAAAGATATAATGAAAATTGCATTAAAACAAGCACATGAAGCAAGATTTAATATTATAGACATAATGGAAGCAGAAATACCTGAACCAAGAAAACAATTAGCAGAAAATGCACCTAAGATAATTAATTTAAGAATAGATCCTAGTACAATTGCTGTATTAATAGGACCAGCAGGTAAAACTATTAAGGCTATTATCGAAGAAACTGGTGTAGATATTAATATAGAAGATGATGGTAGAGTAAGCATATTTGGAAAAGATATGGATATGATGAATAGAGCTCTAGAATTAGTTAAGAAATATACATTGACTGTTGAGTTAAATAAAGAATATGAAGGTAAAGTTGTTAAACTTGCTAAATTTGGTGCCTTTGTTGAAATAGCACCAGGTAAAGAAGGACTATTACATATATCAGAAATTTCAGATAAGCACGTAAAAAATGTTGAAGATGTATTAAAAGAAGGACAAATTGTAAATGTTAAGGTTATAAACATTGAAAATGATAAATTTAGCTTAAGTATGAAAAAAGTAAATAAGGAGTTGGAAGCTGATGACATTAGCAAATAA
- the uppS gene encoding polyprenyl diphosphate synthase, which produces MENLKIPTSIAIIMDGNGRWGLLHKNSRTEGHKQGVIALENIIKICIELGVKTLNVYAFSTENWSRPKLEVNTLMFLFKNYLVNKKETLNEQGIKLLVSGSKEKVPSYLLETIESTCKYLENNEKLTLNICFNYGGRHEIVDAVNSLLNDGYTKITEDDLSNRMYNNINSPDLVIRTGGDFRISNFMLWQIAYSELYFTPCLWPDFGREEFLKAIYSYQKRDRRFGGLSNEKK; this is translated from the coding sequence ATGGAAAATTTAAAAATACCAACTAGTATAGCTATAATTATGGACGGTAATGGTAGATGGGGGTTACTACATAAAAATAGTAGAACCGAAGGACATAAACAAGGTGTAATTGCACTTGAAAATATTATAAAAATCTGTATAGAATTAGGTGTAAAAACTTTAAATGTCTATGCTTTTTCTACTGAAAACTGGTCTAGACCTAAACTTGAAGTTAATACATTAATGTTTTTATTTAAAAATTACTTAGTTAACAAAAAAGAAACTTTGAATGAACAAGGTATCAAACTTTTAGTTAGTGGTTCAAAAGAAAAAGTCCCTAGCTATTTACTAGAAACCATAGAAAGTACATGTAAGTATTTAGAAAATAACGAAAAACTTACACTAAATATTTGCTTTAATTATGGTGGTAGACACGAAATAGTTGATGCAGTTAATTCATTATTAAACGATGGTTATACAAAAATAACTGAAGATGATTTATCAAATAGAATGTACAATAACATAAATAGCCCTGATCTTGTTATACGAACTGGTGGTGATTTTAGAATAAGTAATTTTATGCTTTGGCAAATTGCATATTCTGAACTTTACTTTACACCTTGTTTATGGCCTGATTTTGGTAGAGAAGAATTCTTAAAAGCTATTTATTCTTATCAGAAAAGAGACAGACGTTTTGGAGGTTTAAGTAATGAAAAAAAATAG
- a CDS encoding hemolysin family protein produces MPKLMLIFFLILVNAFFSCAEIAIFSVNKNKILALVENGDKRAKLLLKMIESPSKLLSTIQVAITLANFFASASAAISLSNKLEHSLTNLPYARELSVVIVTLILSYLSLVLGELVPKRIGLQKSLGISLSLVGILNIFSIIFTPLIFILTVSTNAMVFILGFSKNKESDDLSKEEMIAVLNNGNLEKPEKEMMENIIDFDELLAREVMIPRPNIFAIQKNETIESLLSKKNITTYSRVPVYDEDLDDVIGILHIKDLLLLQDRSVTAESLMKEAYFVPDTKKVSQLFMEMKTNNNHMAILIDEYGGVSGIVTLEDLLEELVGDITDEYDKKIYNIVEIGKNKYLVNGDLSINDLNDFLKTDFYSEHYDSVGGLVIEHIGYIPDDNANIDDIYIDGACFKVLKVKNKKIQKVLIKKDAQSN; encoded by the coding sequence GTGCCCAAATTGATGCTAATATTTTTCCTTATACTTGTTAATGCATTTTTCTCATGTGCAGAAATTGCAATATTCTCGGTGAATAAAAACAAGATATTAGCACTAGTTGAAAATGGAGATAAAAGAGCAAAATTATTACTTAAAATGATAGAAAGTCCTAGTAAACTTTTATCTACAATACAAGTTGCAATAACACTTGCTAACTTCTTTGCATCAGCATCTGCTGCTATTAGCTTATCTAACAAGCTAGAACATTCATTAACTAATTTACCTTATGCTCGTGAATTATCTGTTGTTATAGTAACACTTATACTTTCATATCTTTCATTAGTTCTAGGTGAATTAGTACCAAAAAGAATAGGTTTACAAAAATCATTAGGAATTTCTCTATCATTAGTTGGAATATTAAATATATTTTCAATAATTTTTACTCCTCTAATATTTATACTAACTGTATCTACAAATGCTATGGTATTTATTCTAGGATTTAGTAAAAATAAGGAGAGCGATGATTTAAGTAAAGAAGAAATGATTGCTGTTTTAAATAATGGTAATTTAGAAAAACCTGAAAAAGAAATGATGGAAAATATTATAGACTTCGATGAATTACTTGCTCGTGAAGTCATGATTCCAAGACCTAATATATTTGCAATACAAAAAAATGAAACAATAGAAAGCTTATTGAGTAAAAAAAATATTACTACATACTCTAGAGTCCCAGTCTATGACGAAGACCTTGATGATGTTATAGGTATACTGCATATTAAAGATTTACTTCTATTACAAGATAGATCTGTTACTGCAGAATCACTTATGAAAGAAGCATATTTTGTACCTGATACAAAAAAAGTAAGTCAACTATTCATGGAAATGAAGACTAACAACAATCATATGGCAATATTAATAGATGAATATGGTGGTGTTTCAGGAATTGTAACACTAGAAGACCTACTAGAAGAACTTGTAGGTGATATTACGGATGAATACGATAAGAAGATATATAATATAGTTGAAATAGGGAAGAATAAGTATCTTGTAAATGGTGATTTATCAATTAATGACTTAAATGACTTTTTAAAGACAGATTTCTACTCTGAACACTATGATTCTGTTGGAGGACTTGTAATAGAGCATATAGGCTACATCCCTGATGATAATGCCAATATCGATGACATCTACATAGATGGTGCTTGCTTTAAAGTGCTAAAGGTAAAGAATAAGAAGATTCAAAAAGTATTAATAAAAAAAGATGCCCAATCTAATTAA
- a CDS encoding nucleoside hydrolase — MIPVIIDTDPGIDDAIAIALAIKCSKLDIRLITTVAGNVGIENTTRNALNLVSFFGRPDIQVAKGSSKPLMQKFVDGSEFHGKSGLGSIVLKESLNKAKDNAVEEMKNVILNSNEKISIIALGPLTNIALLLKSYPSVKENIEKIVLMGGAIGRGNMSPLVEFNIGADPNAAKIVFNEGIDITMIGLEMGDNARISEDDLKDSKTEIGKFCHQAIVDYRGGKVGKMASIYDATAVAYLVNPNLFKTRKLFVDIEIQGQYTRGATVVDLNGVYKKEPNTTVALEINNNEFRNWLIKKLSQ, encoded by the coding sequence ATGATACCAGTAATAATAGATACAGATCCAGGTATTGATGATGCAATAGCTATAGCACTTGCAATTAAGTGTTCTAAACTAGATATACGGTTAATAACAACAGTAGCAGGTAATGTAGGTATAGAAAATACAACAAGAAATGCATTAAATTTAGTCAGTTTTTTTGGTAGACCAGATATACAGGTTGCGAAAGGTTCTAGTAAGCCACTAATGCAAAAATTTGTAGATGGAAGTGAATTTCATGGTAAAAGTGGACTTGGAAGTATAGTGCTAAAAGAATCATTGAATAAGGCAAAAGATAATGCGGTAGAAGAAATGAAAAATGTGATATTAAATAGTAATGAAAAGATTAGTATAATAGCTTTAGGACCATTAACAAATATCGCCTTACTATTAAAGTCGTATCCAAGTGTAAAAGAGAATATTGAAAAGATAGTATTAATGGGTGGAGCTATTGGAAGAGGTAATATGAGTCCATTAGTTGAATTTAATATAGGGGCAGATCCTAATGCAGCTAAGATAGTATTTAATGAAGGTATTGATATTACTATGATAGGTCTTGAAATGGGTGATAATGCAAGAATTAGTGAAGATGATTTAAAAGATTCAAAGACAGAAATAGGTAAGTTTTGTCATCAAGCAATAGTGGATTATAGGGGAGGGAAAGTAGGTAAAATGGCATCAATTTATGATGCAACAGCAGTAGCCTATTTAGTTAATCCTAATTTATTTAAAACTAGAAAGCTTTTTGTGGATATAGAAATACAAGGACAGTATACAAGAGGAGCAACAGTAGTAGATTTAAATGGGGTGTATAAAAAAGAACCTAATACTACAGTCGCACTTGAGATAAATAATAATGAATTTAGAAATTGGCTTATAAAAAAATTGTCGCAATAG
- the pgsA gene encoding CDP-diacylglycerol--glycerol-3-phosphate 3-phosphatidyltransferase translates to MTLANKLTCLRMILIIPLIINASLRFKLNFPFSIIFAILTLIIFVVACITDYFDGKIARETDTVTDFGKLTDPIADKLLTFSFLFVAVKYGKLSSLIVLVMLIREIVVTYERLQLAKNNYGVMSASMLGKIKTVVVMVTIVLIIILPAYKVVNNILMIPAMILTVISGIDYHIKATEYLKGEING, encoded by the coding sequence ATGACATTAGCAAATAAGTTAACATGTCTTAGAATGATTTTAATAATACCATTAATTATTAATGCTTCACTAAGATTTAAATTAAATTTTCCTTTTTCAATTATTTTTGCTATACTAACCCTTATAATCTTTGTGGTTGCATGTATAACAGACTATTTTGATGGAAAAATTGCAAGAGAAACTGATACAGTTACAGATTTTGGTAAATTAACAGATCCAATAGCTGACAAACTATTAACATTCTCTTTCTTATTCGTAGCAGTTAAATATGGTAAGTTAAGTTCATTAATTGTTTTAGTTATGTTAATAAGAGAAATAGTAGTAACATATGAAAGATTACAATTAGCTAAGAATAATTACGGTGTAATGAGTGCATCTATGTTAGGAAAGATTAAAACAGTAGTTGTAATGGTAACTATTGTATTAATAATAATATTACCTGCATACAAGGTAGTAAATAATATATTGATGATACCAGCTATGATATTAACTGTAATATCAGGAATAGATTATCATATTAAAGCAACTGAGTATTTAAAAGGAGAGATAAATGGATAG
- a CDS encoding phosphatidate cytidylyltransferase, translating into MKKNRILLFLFIPLLVYILLSSKILFLIFTEIVVCCALYELYNMFLKKQKNVYFYPGLIICFIFPILVYFNFMTKVSLTASAFIVAVSGMLIDNEKKFTEKLSLTFFGIMYIPILFSYALKIQQFKFGGLIITYAFCSIWACDTFAYLVGSRIGKHKFTKISPNKSIEGVIGGFFGVLIISYIFKYFVPKIFFGTNLAILSILLTIVAVFGDLFESKIKRDLDVKDSSTILGGHGGFLDRFDSALFVIPFVYYYWRLVCFTN; encoded by the coding sequence ATGAAAAAAAATAGAATTTTACTTTTTCTTTTTATACCTTTGCTAGTATATATACTGCTTTCCAGTAAAATACTATTTCTAATTTTCACAGAAATTGTTGTTTGTTGTGCTTTATATGAATTATATAATATGTTCTTAAAGAAACAAAAAAACGTATATTTCTATCCTGGACTTATAATCTGCTTTATATTCCCAATATTAGTGTATTTTAATTTTATGACAAAAGTTAGTTTAACAGCTTCAGCATTTATTGTAGCAGTTTCTGGTATGCTAATAGATAATGAGAAAAAATTTACCGAAAAGCTATCATTAACTTTTTTTGGTATAATGTATATACCTATACTATTCTCTTATGCACTAAAAATACAACAATTTAAATTTGGTGGTTTAATTATTACATACGCCTTTTGTTCTATTTGGGCTTGTGATACATTTGCATACTTAGTTGGTTCTAGAATAGGAAAGCATAAATTCACAAAAATATCTCCTAATAAGTCTATAGAAGGGGTTATAGGGGGATTCTTTGGAGTTTTAATAATTAGCTACATATTTAAGTATTTTGTACCTAAAATATTTTTTGGAACTAATTTAGCTATTTTATCAATACTACTTACAATCGTTGCTGTCTTTGGTGACTTGTTTGAATCAAAAATAAAAAGAGATTTAGATGTAAAAGATTCTAGTACTATACTTGGTGGACATGGTGGTTTCCTTGATAGATTTGACAGTGCACTATTCGTAATACCATTTGTTTACTATTATTGGAGGTTAGTATGCTTTACAAATTAA